The genomic stretch TGGCTACATCGAAGCAGGCAGCGTGCAAACAGGTGGACAACTGAAGGTGCATGTTGCCAGCACCACACCGAGTTTTAATGTATATGTACGGCGAGCGGGCAATGACAACCCTAACCTGCAAAGCAGCTCATTTGACGGTGCAGTCAATTATAATACACCCACCAACAGCTATGACGACTTGAACTGGGGTTCCGCTTACTCCATCGGCATTCCGGCAGACTGGAAAAGCGGTATTTACGAAGTCAGCTTCAACAATGGCAAAGGCAGCTATTCCGAATTCGTTGCCATCAAATCTGCACAACCGGGCAATGATTCCAAAATACTGGTGCTTGACAGCCTTCCCACCAAGATTGCCTACTCCCCGATTGGTGGGAAGTCCATGTATGGCTTCAACTCCACCGATGGGCAGGCAAGCGCTCAGGTATCCATGGAACGCCCGACAGGTAGGGGTCAGTGGGCAGAACACCGGGGATTCGTCACTTGGCTGGACAAGCAGGGCATTGCCTATGAAGCAGCCTCGATGATGGATCTGCATCGCGACCCTTCATTGTTGAGCCATTACAATCTGGTCATTCTGGTTGGGCACAACGAGTACTGGTCCAAAGAGATGCGTGACAATTGGGATAGCTACCTTGCAGCAGGTGGCAACGGTGCAATATTCAGTGGTAATACCATGTGGTGGCAAGTGCGTTTCAGCGCTGACAACAAACACATGGTCTGTTACAAAAATGCCAATAATGACCCCTTATATGGGCAAGACAATAGCAGAGTCACCACCAACTGGTTCAAATCGCCCGTGAACAGGCCGGAAAATCTCTCTACAGGTGTCAGCTTTCAACATGGTGGCTATGCTAATTACACCGAGTCTGGCGTCCAATACTACGTCAAAAATAGTACTGGTGACGATGGCTCTTATGGCGGTTTCAAAGTTGCCGATGCCACACATTGGGTATTCGCTGACACAGGATTAGCCAATGGCAACGTCTTCGGGCGCGGAGATGGCAACAGTAGCTCTGTAGTCGGTTACGAAGTTGATGGAGCATTGTATAGCATGTCCGGTAACAAACCTGTCGTCACCGGAGAAGATGGTACACCCCTGAATTTCCAGATACTGGCAACAACACCTGCTTATGCGGTCAACTCACCATCCCTCGTTCCGGGCGTAGTGTATAATAACCATGCAGGCCAAGGCTGGGGCACAATGGGCATTTTCCAGCCAACAGCCAACAGTGGCACAGTATTTACTGCACCAACCATCGACTGGGCAGAAGGTTTGAATGATCCCCAAGTCAGCCGTATCACGCGCAATGTCATCGACCGACTGAACGCACGTGCTCAAACTAGTGGCAGCTCTACCAGCGGCAGCTCTACCAGTTCCAGTGAACCTTCCTCACAAGTAGTGGCGCAATCCAGTGGCGGGGGCGGCGGCAGCTTCCCTCTCGCCCCCCTGTTACTGGGCTTGCTAGCGGTTGGCTTCAAGGCACGTAAACGCTAAGAACTACGCACGCACAACGACGGCTGCCCAAACCACTGGGCAGCCTGCTTGAAAGGATGTCATTATTCGTCTTGAGTGGAGTTTTGTGGACTAACGACAGAATCCTTGTCTTTTTTCCAAGACTCCAAACTGATCACCTTGTCGGGCGTATCGCTGTTTTTACCTGCCACATGGGCATGACCCAGCAATACCGACGGATTTCCTGCCAGAAACTCACGCATCAGCCGTAACTTCAAGCTATTGGGAAACTTACTCTGGCTTTGGTCGTTTTCCAGCGCCTCAGCCTCTTCTTCCGTCAGGGAATTAACCAACTTCTCCCAACGCTCATTCAGCGCCTGCTCGATGCTGGCACTGTCTGCTTCCAGCTTGGCAAGCACATCACCGGGTAGTGAATTCAAATACTCGTCAATATTGCCCAGAATCCGCCCAAAGCGCATTTCCAGCAAAGCCCGTAGCACTTCATCCGTCCACTGCTCTTCGGCGTATTTTGCAAACGTATCGGTATCACTGATCAGCAAACCATCGGAACTGACCGAACCATGCTCTTCCCCATAACGCCGCCACAAAATATGTAACTGCGGCAGAAACTGTTCCAGCCGTAAATTCTCATCAGCAGACTTCGGCAGAAACGTAATCGGCTTGAATTGCGGGTAAAGCTGGCAAAACTGGTACAGGGCACTGACATACTGAAAGGGGTCAAAGCTCAGCGTAATGACATTCTCATCGAAGTCTTCCAGCGGCTCATCGTCTTCTTCATCGGCGGCAAGCTCAATGTCCAGAAAAGGCTCATAGTGCTCAAACACGATGTCCCACAGGATTTTATCGTCACGATGACGCACAAAAATAGCAGACTCCACCTGAAACTCAGGTAAATCTGGGGTGGTGTTTACAATCCAGTAATCGCCGGTAGCTTGGGCACTGCGCACAAGGGCACGAAAATCCAGCAATCCAAACGGGATTTCCATAATACGGTCTGGGTGGCTGTAACCTTCGAGCACAACAAGCTGCACAGAAGGCGCACCACCTTCGAGCGTGACAACAAATGACAAACTTTCTTCCATCAGGGCATTCTACCAAAACACAGCGGAATACACTGAAAATTTCACAAGTGCTTGCTACAAATTTCGCAAACACTCGGCCACTTTCAAATGTTGCCTCGCTGAAATCACTGTACCTGCCTGAATATTATTCAGAAACAACACATCCTGAGGGTTAATCCCCAGCCTACTGGCAAGTTGCTCTACGGTATCACCCGCTTGAGGCAAGTAGAAAAACGCACCATAGCGCCCACTACCACGCTCTTCAGTCTGCTCCAACAGTGACTGCGGCAAAGCATCACAACTTGGCAAACCCTTGTTTGCTGGTGATGGCGACTGCGGCACTGGTTGGGGGGCGGGAACAGACTCCCCTGCTACCGCTACAGGTGCTTCTAGGGTGGTTTCCACCAATAACGGCTCTGCTGCTGGAACGACAACCGTCGTACTAACACGTTTCACGCGCACAATGTCTTGATCAATCATAGAAATCAGGTGGAAAT from Thiothrix litoralis encodes the following:
- a CDS encoding N,N-dimethylformamidase beta subunit family domain-containing protein, which encodes MANILPTHIHPTSSKLWTGLAGVVGLISFMLSPSAFAVSCDFKNGDVFAEICGYIEAGSVQTGGQLKVHVASTTPSFNVYVRRAGNDNPNLQSSSFDGAVNYNTPTNSYDDLNWGSAYSIGIPADWKSGIYEVSFNNGKGSYSEFVAIKSAQPGNDSKILVLDSLPTKIAYSPIGGKSMYGFNSTDGQASAQVSMERPTGRGQWAEHRGFVTWLDKQGIAYEAASMMDLHRDPSLLSHYNLVILVGHNEYWSKEMRDNWDSYLAAGGNGAIFSGNTMWWQVRFSADNKHMVCYKNANNDPLYGQDNSRVTTNWFKSPVNRPENLSTGVSFQHGGYANYTESGVQYYVKNSTGDDGSYGGFKVADATHWVFADTGLANGNVFGRGDGNSSSVVGYEVDGALYSMSGNKPVVTGEDGTPLNFQILATTPAYAVNSPSLVPGVVYNNHAGQGWGTMGIFQPTANSGTVFTAPTIDWAEGLNDPQVSRITRNVIDRLNARAQTSGSSTSGSSTSSSEPSSQVVAQSSGGGGGSFPLAPLLLGLLAVGFKARKR